A single Oncorhynchus tshawytscha isolate Ot180627B linkage group LG01, Otsh_v2.0, whole genome shotgun sequence DNA region contains:
- the LOC112221332 gene encoding dihydrolipoyl dehydrogenase, mitochondrial — protein sequence MQSWNQVYRTLATRSHQLPNRLQGATVSVRTYSDKAQIDADVTVVGSGPGGYVAAIKAAQLGFKTVCVEKNPTLGGTCLNVGCIPSKALLNNSYLYHQANGKDFESRGIEISGITLNLEKMMSQKSGAVKALTGGIAHLFKQNKVTHVNGYGKITGKNQVTATAEDGSMQVINSKNILIATGSEVTPFPGIEVDEDTVVSSTGALDLKKVPEHLIVIGAGVIGVELGSVWQRLGSKVTAVEFLGHVGGLGIDMEIAKNFQRILQKQGIKFKLGTKVMGATKRPDGQIDVAVEAAAGGKNETLTCDVLLVCIGRRPFTRNLGLDTVGLELDNRGRIPVNNRFQTKVPSIYAIGDVIAGPMLAHKAEDEGIICVEGMAGGAVHIDYNCVPSVVYTHPEVAWVGKTEEQLKEEGIPYKVGKFPFAANSRAKTNADTDGLVKILGHKETDRILGAHILGSGAGEIINEAALAMEYGASCEDVARVCHAHPTVSEAFREANLAASFGKAINF from the exons CGTAGCCACCAACTCCCGAATAGGCTCCAGGGTGCAACTGTCTCTGTCAGAACATACTCTGACAAAGCACAAA TTGATGCTGATGTCACAGTGGTGGGCTCTGGTCCTGGTGGATATGTTGCCGCAATCAAAGCAGCCCAGCTTGGTTTTAAG ACGGTGTGTGTGGAAAAGAATCCCACCCTAGGCGGGACCTGTTTGAATGTCGGCTGTATCCCTTCAAAG GCCCTGCTGAACAACTCCTACCTGTACCACCAGGCCAATGGCAAGGACTTTGAAAGCAGAGGCATTGAAA tCTCGGGGATCACGTTGAACCTGGAGAAGATGATGTCACAGAAGAGCGGGGCAGTCAAAGCACTGACTGGAGGCATTGCACATTTATTCAAACAGAACAAG GTGACACACGTGAACGGCTATGGGAAGATCACAGGCAAGAACCAGGTGACGGCCACGGCTGAGGACGGCAGCATGCAGGTCATCAACAGCAAGAACATCCTCATTGCCACTGGCTCCGAGGTCACGCCCTTTCCGGGGAtcgag GTTGATGAGGACACAGTGGTGTCCTCCACGGGAGCCCTGGACCTGAAGAAGGTGCCTGAGCATCTCATCGTCATCGGAGCCGGAGTCATCGGGGTGGAGCTG GGGTCAGTGTGGCAGCGTCTGGGCTCCAAGGTGACAGCGGTGGAGTTCCTGGGCCACGTAGGCGGCTTGGGCATCGACATGGAGATCGCCAAGAACTTCCAACGCATCCTTCAGAAGCAAGGCATAAAGTTCAAGCTGGGCACCAAGGTCATGGGCGCCACCAAGAGGCCCGACGGCCAGATCGACGTGGC TGTGGAGGCGGCAGCCGGAGGGAAGAACGAGACTCTGACGTGTGACGTGCTGCTGGTGTGTATCGGCAGACGGCCCTTCACCAGGAACCTGGGCCTGGATACCGTGGGCCTGGAGCTGGACAACAGGGGACGCATACCAGTCAACAACCGCTTCCAGACCAAAGTACCCAG TATCTATGCCATTGGTGACGTGATCGCCGGGCCCATGCTGGCACACAAGGCGGAGGACGAGGGCATCATCTGCGTGGAAGGCATGGCCGGGGGCGCCGTGCACATCGACTACAACTGTGTCCCCTCTGTAGTCTACACACACCCCGAGGTGGCATGGGTGGGGAAGACAGAGGAGCAGCTCAAAGAGGAG GGCATCCCATACAAGGTGGGAAAGTTCCCGTTTGCCGCCAACAGCCGAGCCAAAACCAACGCAGACACCGATGGCCTGGTGAAGATCCTCGGTCACAAGGAGACCGACAGGATATTGGGCGCTCACATCCTGGGCTCT GGGGCAGGAGAGATAATCAACGAGGCGGCGCTCGCCATGGAGTATGGCGCATCCTGCGAGGACGTTGCCAGAGTTTGTCACGCCCATCCT aCTGTGTCCGAGGCCTTCAGAGAAGCTAACCTTGCAGCCTCCTTTGGGAAAGCTATCAACTTTTAA